The following coding sequences are from one Hydra vulgaris chromosome 04, alternate assembly HydraT2T_AEP window:
- the LOC136079258 gene encoding zinc finger MYM-type protein 1-like, which produces MCQNNDGSFKNSERLSCGQKSYLSKSCFRRELHNGEFVNREWLLYSRSTGSVFCFACTLFSSKRSNFSTTGFDDWKNALKCISGHENGSEHHKNMLTYSSRQRESGQLDSVLLKQLHNEQLYWQNMLKRIVAVVKFLSSRGLPFCGNNETIGSEHNGNYLGTLELLSQFDPFLHEHMKKHGNSGKGNTSYLSANICEEFICLMGNKVLSEIISELKKAKYYSISVDSTPDLSHVDQLTFTVRYVKDLAPVERFLQFVPIHGHGAEHLETVVLNFLQENEISISDCRGQSYDNASNMAGQYSGLQKRIKDKSESALFIPCDGHSLNLVGNSAAGCCLEAIIFFDFVQCLYNFFSASTHRWQVLLSFVGKGKKIVKQLSGTRWSARADAVTCLHDSYDEIKKALEFLIKDISQSKETQNDAQNLITKINTFEIFFSDNFLE; this is translated from the coding sequence ATGTGCCAGAACAATGATGGGAGCTTCAAAAATTCGGAAAGGTTGAGTTGCGGACAAAAAAGCTACTTATCAAAATCTTGCTTTAGACGTGAACTACACAATGGCGAATTTGTCAATCGTGAATGGCTATTATACTCACGATCAACAGGTTCTGTTTTTTGCTTTGCTTGTACCTTATTCTCCAGCAAACGCTCTAATTTTTCCACAACTGGATTTGATGACTGGAAAAATGCCTTAAAATGTATATCTGGACACGAGAATGGTTCTGAACATCACAAAAATATGCTTACTTACTCCAGTCGGCAGAGAGAAAGTGGCCAGCTTGACTCTgtattattaaaacagttaCATAACGAACAATTGTACTGGCAAAATATGCTGAAAAGAATTGTTGCAGTTGTAAAGTTCTTGTCATCAAGAGGATTGCCATTTTGTGGAAACAATGAAACCATTGGTTCAGAGCATAATGGTAATTATTTAGGAACTCTTGAGTTACTTAGCCAGTTTGACCCATTCCTACATGAACACATGAAAAAACATGGAAATTCTGGAAAAGGTAATACTTCATACCTCTCCGCCAATATCTGTGAGGAGTTTATATGCCTAATGGGAAATAAAGTTTTGAGTGAAAtaatttctgaattaaaaaaagcaaaatactaCTCAATCAGCGTTGACTCAACTCCAGACTTGTCACATGTAGATCAATTAACTTTTACAGTTCGATATGTTAAAGACTTGGCACCAGTTGAgcgttttttgcaatttgttcCCATTCACGGTCATGGAGCTGAACATTTAGAAACagtggttttgaattttttacaagaaaatgaAATTTCAATATCTGACTGTCGTGGGCAGTCATACGATAATGCATCAAATATGGCAGGACAGTACTCAGGCCTACAAAAGAGGATTAAAGACAAAAGTGAATCAGCATTGTTTATTCCTTGTGATGGACATTCTTTAAATCTGGTTGGCAACAGTGCAGCTGGATGTTGTTTagaagcaattattttttttgactttgttCAATGCCTCTACAACTTTTTTTCTGCATCAACTCATCGTTGGCAAGTGCTTCTGTCTTTTGTTGGCAAAggcaaaaaaattgtcaaacaGCTTTCTGGAACTCGATGGTCAGCACGTGCAGATGCTGTGACTTGTCTGCATGACAGTTATGATGAGATTAAAAAAGCACTTGAATTTTTGATCAAGGACATAAGTCAGTCAAAAGAAACTCAAAATGATGCTCAAAATCTCATCAcgaaaataaacacttttgagatttttttttctgacaattTTCTGGAATGA